The Thermotoga neapolitana DSM 4359 sequence AGTTTCTGTGAGATCTTCTGGAAGGAGTTTCTTTGTTGACGTGGACAGTGAAAACGTGGGAAGGTTGATAGGAAAACATGGAAAAACACTGGGTGCTCTTCAGCACATCACGATGATTTTTCTGAACAGACTGAGTGATACGAAACTGAACGTGATCCTCGACATGGGAGATTACAGGGAAAAGAGGAGGAAATCGCTTGAAAAGATAGTTGAAGAGGCGGTGAAGAAGGCCCTTTCGGAGAAGACGAAAGTGATGCTCGATCCCATGTTTGCCTTCGAGAGGAGACAGGTTCACAAACTGGTTAAGAAATACAAGGGAGTTACGAGTTACTCGGTGGGAGTGGAGCCTTACAGACGGGTTGTTATAGAGTACGTCGGAACAAAGAGGGAGGGAAGAAGAAGACATGATATTAAAGAGAGCATATGATGTCGCTCCCCAGGAGATCTCCACAGACAGTGTAAAAGGTGTTCAAAAGCGAGTTTTGATAGGTCTTAAGGAAGCGAGAAATTTCGTCATGAGGCTCTTCACAGTGAAGCCATCTGGCGTTATAGAAAGACACACACATCCCTGGGAGCATGAAATATTCGTTCTGAAGGGAAAGTTGACGGTTCTGGATGAGAAAGGTGAAAAAGTGGTGGAAGAAGGGCACTGCATCTATGTGGAACCCAATGAGGTTCATGGATTCA is a genomic window containing:
- a CDS encoding cupin domain-containing protein, translating into MILKRAYDVAPQEISTDSVKGVQKRVLIGLKEARNFVMRLFTVKPSGVIERHTHPWEHEIFVLKGKLTVLDEKGEKVVEEGHCIYVEPNEVHGFRNDTDSDVEFLCLIPKEGGE
- the jag gene encoding RNA-binding cell elongation regulator Jag/EloR codes for the protein MKKVIERAPSVNEAIEKVVKRYGLEENEYTVNVLEKGFQGIFGLFSKEAVVEVSIKKSYFERRLREFLEDILSVVDNNVKVSVRSSGRSFFVDVDSENVGRLIGKHGKTLGALQHITMIFLNRLSDTKLNVILDMGDYREKRRKSLEKIVEEAVKKALSEKTKVMLDPMFAFERRQVHKLVKKYKGVTSYSVGVEPYRRVVIEYVGTKREGRRRHDIKESI